Proteins co-encoded in one Desulfoplanes formicivorans genomic window:
- a CDS encoding efflux RND transporter permease subunit — protein MLSRFFLKRPVFAWVIAIAMMAAGCLAIYNLPISQYPPIAPPSISIDAFYPGASAETVENTVTQIIEQKMTGLDNMLYLSGSSSSSGASRLELTFAPGTDPDVAWSKVQNKLQLAMASLPAVVQEQGVKVSKSTKNYLIIVGLVSEDGSMDGNDLRDYAQSNLEKILSRVPGVGEVNNFGSQYAMRVWVDPDKLTNYHLTMADVMSALQAYNVEVSAGQFGGAPAVKGQQMNAAIVVQHLLQTPEEFAAIPITTQADGSVVRISDIGRTELGTERYDVIANYNGMPSAAMAIRQAAGANALDTANAVKKKLEEMSRYFPPGMKVIYPYDTTPFTKVAIDEVAKTLGEAVVLVFVIMYLFMGTFRATLIPTIAVPVVLLGTFAVLGLFGFSINMLTMFAMVLAIGLLVDDAIVVVENVERIMAEEGLPPREATAKSMDEISSALIGIGLVLAAVFAPMAFFPGSTGVIYRQFSITIVASMLLSVVVALILTPVLCASFMKPIPKGHEPADNAIFFLRPFFRWFDRSFFRFRGLYTRLVGRILRKKLRYLVLFLLITGATGYLFQRMPTDYLPNEDQGILIVQAILPAGSSLEQTRKVMKQVQNHFLTQEKDIVESVMSVAGVSFSGEAQNMGFAFVKLKDWDLRQDPGSKVGAIAGRAMRVFSGIKEAMVFAFPPPAVIELGNAMGFDFQLQDRGGLGHQKLMEARNQLLGMAAKDPRLVRVRPNGMNDVPEYRIDVDWAKAGALGVPVTSINTTLAAAFGGAYVNNFIQGGRVKRVYVQADAPFRMVPEDLKKIYVRNNAGKMVPFESFATGRWTTGSPLLERYNGFSSLNIWGEPAPGMSSGEAMEAMEELAAKLPQGIGFDWTGLSYQERMAGSQAPLLYAFSVFVVFLCLAALYESWPIPIAILLCLPLGVIGGVIASTMKGMPNDVYFQIGLLTILGLTTKNAILIVQFARAKVDEGVRLVEATLEAAKLRLRPIIMTSLAFGFGVLPLATATGAGAGAENAIGVGVLGGMVTSTILVTMFAPLFYVIIYKGLGKHRKRVTMKYTGGNGHA, from the coding sequence ATGCTATCGCGTTTTTTCCTGAAGCGGCCGGTTTTTGCCTGGGTCATTGCCATTGCCATGATGGCTGCCGGATGCCTGGCCATCTACAACCTGCCCATTTCCCAGTATCCGCCCATTGCGCCTCCCTCCATCTCCATTGATGCCTTTTATCCCGGGGCTTCGGCAGAGACGGTTGAAAATACGGTGACCCAGATCATCGAACAGAAGATGACCGGTCTGGACAATATGCTCTATCTTTCGGGGAGCAGTTCGTCTTCGGGAGCGTCCCGCCTCGAATTGACCTTTGCCCCGGGAACCGATCCCGATGTTGCCTGGTCCAAGGTCCAGAACAAGCTCCAGCTGGCCATGGCCAGCCTGCCCGCGGTGGTGCAGGAGCAGGGAGTCAAGGTCAGCAAGTCCACCAAAAACTATCTGATCATTGTGGGTCTGGTTTCCGAAGACGGAAGCATGGATGGCAACGATCTCAGGGACTATGCCCAGTCCAATCTGGAAAAGATCCTTTCCCGGGTTCCGGGCGTGGGTGAAGTGAACAATTTCGGATCCCAGTACGCCATGCGCGTCTGGGTGGATCCGGACAAACTGACCAACTATCACCTGACCATGGCCGATGTCATGAGCGCCCTGCAGGCCTACAACGTGGAGGTGTCGGCCGGTCAGTTCGGTGGGGCCCCGGCGGTCAAGGGACAGCAGATGAATGCGGCCATTGTGGTCCAGCATCTTCTCCAGACTCCCGAAGAGTTTGCAGCCATTCCCATTACCACCCAGGCCGACGGTTCCGTGGTGCGGATCAGTGATATCGGCCGGACGGAACTGGGCACGGAACGGTATGACGTTATTGCCAATTACAACGGCATGCCCTCGGCAGCCATGGCCATCAGACAGGCTGCAGGAGCCAATGCCCTGGACACGGCCAATGCCGTCAAGAAAAAGCTCGAAGAGATGAGTCGGTATTTCCCGCCGGGCATGAAGGTCATCTATCCCTACGACACCACCCCGTTCACCAAGGTGGCCATTGACGAGGTGGCCAAGACCCTGGGCGAGGCCGTTGTCCTGGTTTTTGTGATCATGTATCTGTTCATGGGTACCTTTCGGGCCACCCTGATTCCGACCATTGCCGTGCCCGTGGTCCTTTTGGGGACGTTTGCCGTTCTGGGGCTGTTCGGGTTTTCCATCAACATGCTGACCATGTTCGCCATGGTTCTGGCCATCGGACTTTTGGTGGATGACGCCATCGTGGTCGTGGAAAATGTGGAACGAATCATGGCCGAGGAAGGGCTCCCGCCCAGGGAAGCCACGGCAAAGTCCATGGACGAAATATCAAGCGCCCTGATCGGTATCGGCCTGGTGCTTGCCGCGGTTTTTGCGCCCATGGCCTTTTTCCCGGGATCCACCGGCGTCATCTACCGGCAGTTTTCCATCACCATTGTGGCGTCCATGCTCCTTTCGGTGGTGGTGGCCCTTATTCTGACCCCGGTCTTGTGCGCCTCGTTCATGAAACCCATTCCCAAGGGGCATGAGCCCGCTGACAACGCCATCTTTTTCCTCCGCCCCTTTTTCCGGTGGTTCGACCGGAGCTTTTTCCGGTTCAGGGGCCTGTACACGCGGTTGGTGGGGCGCATTCTACGCAAGAAACTGCGGTATCTTGTCCTGTTTCTGCTCATCACCGGGGCCACGGGCTATCTGTTTCAGCGCATGCCCACGGACTACCTCCCCAACGAGGACCAGGGCATCTTGATCGTGCAGGCCATTTTGCCGGCAGGATCGAGTCTGGAGCAGACCCGCAAGGTCATGAAACAGGTGCAAAACCATTTTCTGACCCAAGAGAAGGACATTGTGGAATCGGTGATGTCGGTTGCCGGCGTGAGTTTCAGCGGCGAGGCCCAGAACATGGGTTTTGCCTTTGTCAAGCTCAAGGACTGGGATCTGCGTCAGGATCCCGGTTCCAAGGTCGGCGCCATTGCCGGCCGGGCCATGCGGGTCTTTTCCGGCATCAAGGAGGCCATGGTTTTTGCCTTTCCTCCGCCAGCGGTTATTGAATTGGGCAATGCCATGGGGTTTGATTTCCAGCTGCAGGATCGTGGGGGTCTGGGGCATCAAAAGCTCATGGAGGCCCGGAATCAGCTGCTGGGCATGGCGGCCAAGGATCCGCGCCTTGTGAGGGTGCGGCCCAACGGAATGAACGATGTGCCCGAGTACAGGATTGACGTGGACTGGGCCAAGGCCGGCGCCCTGGGTGTCCCGGTCACTTCCATCAATACCACGCTTGCTGCCGCGTTTGGCGGTGCCTACGTGAACAACTTCATCCAGGGCGGGCGGGTCAAGCGTGTCTATGTCCAGGCCGACGCCCCCTTTCGCATGGTTCCCGAGGATCTGAAGAAGATCTATGTGCGCAACAATGCCGGGAAAATGGTCCCCTTCGAGTCCTTTGCCACGGGACGGTGGACCACGGGATCGCCTCTGCTTGAGCGGTACAATGGCTTTTCTTCCTTGAACATCTGGGGAGAGCCCGCGCCCGGAATGAGCTCGGGTGAAGCCATGGAAGCCATGGAAGAGCTGGCTGCCAAACTGCCTCAGGGCATTGGGTTCGACTGGACGGGCCTGTCCTACCAGGAACGCATGGCCGGATCCCAGGCGCCGTTGTTGTACGCCTTTTCCGTGTTCGTGGTCTTTTTGTGTCTGGCGGCCCTGTACGAAAGCTGGCCCATCCCCATTGCCATCCTCCTGTGTCTGCCTTTGGGGGTCATTGGCGGGGTCATTGCTTCCACCATGAAGGGTATGCCCAATGACGTCTATTTCCAGATCGGTCTGCTGACCATCCTGGGGCTGACCACCAAGAACGCTATTTTGATTGTCCAGTTCGCCCGGGCCAAGGTTGACGAGGGCGTTCGCCTGGTGGAGGCTACCCTGGAGGCGGCCAAGCTGCGGCTTCGGCCCATCATCATGACCTCCCTGGCCTTTGGTTTTGGCGTCCTGCCCCTGGCCACGGCCACGGGGGCGGGAGCAGGAGCTGAAAATGCCATTGGCGTGGGCGTGTTGGGTGGCATGGTCACTTCGACCATTCTGGTAACCATGTTTGCTCCGCTGTTTTACGTGATCATTTACAAGGGATTGGGAAAACACCGGAAACGGGTGACCATGAAGTATACAGGGGGGAACGGCCATGCATAG
- a CDS encoding efflux transporter outer membrane subunit, translating to MHSTLRMLVLMAGCVVVLGGCSLAPTYERPQAPVPAEWPQGADVASRQTDPSPLASDVPWETFFPDRNLGQVISLALENNRDLKLAALNVARAQALYGVQRAELYPGLGVSGAGTKERTAADFTLPGASRTSKAFNVDLGIAAWELDFFGRIRSLKDQALQEYLATEAAARSVRITLIAGVAKAYLNLAASRDHLVLARTALEVQEAAYALVKRRHEAGLATELDLRRAEVPVQTARGDIARYTMLEAQALNALNLLAGETVPKGLLPEGLENLVPPRGVTPGLPSETLLRRPDILAAEHRLRGGYAFIGAARAAFFPSISLTTTMGTASEELSGLFGSGSDTWNFTPSVAMPIFDPRTWAAYRVSKAQQKILLAEYEKAIQTAFKEVADALAVQEQIGRQIAAQEDLVQALARTYELSRKRYERGIDSYLGVLDAQRSLVDARQGLMTLKLTRLANEVQLYAVLGGGGE from the coding sequence ATGCATAGTACGCTTAGAATGCTGGTTTTGATGGCCGGATGCGTTGTTGTTCTCGGAGGGTGCAGTCTGGCCCCGACATACGAGCGGCCTCAGGCGCCTGTCCCGGCGGAGTGGCCCCAGGGAGCTGATGTCGCGTCCCGTCAAACGGACCCGTCTCCCCTCGCCTCGGATGTTCCCTGGGAAACGTTCTTTCCCGACAGGAACCTTGGCCAGGTCATCAGCCTTGCGTTGGAGAACAACCGGGATCTCAAACTGGCCGCATTGAACGTGGCCCGGGCCCAGGCCCTGTACGGGGTACAGCGCGCGGAACTCTATCCCGGGCTTGGCGTGAGCGGGGCCGGGACCAAGGAACGCACTGCTGCAGACTTTACCCTGCCCGGTGCGTCCAGAACGTCCAAGGCCTTCAATGTCGATCTGGGCATTGCCGCCTGGGAACTCGACTTCTTTGGACGCATCCGCAGTCTCAAGGATCAGGCCCTGCAGGAGTATCTGGCCACGGAAGCGGCCGCGCGCAGTGTCCGGATCACCCTTATTGCCGGTGTTGCCAAGGCGTATCTGAACCTGGCGGCCTCCAGGGATCATCTGGTCCTGGCCCGAACAGCCCTGGAGGTTCAGGAGGCCGCATATGCCCTGGTCAAACGACGGCATGAGGCAGGCCTTGCCACCGAGCTGGACCTGCGCAGGGCCGAAGTCCCTGTGCAAACGGCCCGGGGTGATATAGCCCGGTACACCATGCTTGAGGCCCAGGCCTTAAACGCCCTGAATCTGCTGGCCGGAGAAACCGTGCCAAAAGGGTTGTTGCCAGAAGGACTTGAAAACCTTGTTCCGCCCAGGGGCGTCACGCCGGGACTCCCTTCGGAAACCCTGCTTCGGCGCCCGGATATCCTGGCTGCAGAGCATCGGCTCAGGGGAGGATATGCCTTTATTGGCGCGGCCCGTGCTGCGTTTTTCCCTTCCATCTCCCTGACAACCACCATGGGGACGGCCAGCGAGGAGCTTTCCGGCCTGTTCGGTTCGGGATCGGATACCTGGAACTTCACGCCCAGCGTGGCCATGCCCATTTTTGATCCCCGGACATGGGCCGCCTATCGCGTGAGCAAGGCCCAACAGAAGATTCTGCTGGCCGAATATGAAAAGGCCATTCAAACCGCTTTCAAAGAGGTGGCCGATGCTCTGGCTGTTCAGGAGCAGATAGGCCGACAGATCGCGGCCCAGGAAGACCTTGTCCAGGCCCTGGCTAGAACATATGAACTCTCTCGCAAACGCTATGAACGGGGAATCGACAGCTATCTGGGCGTGCTCGATGCCCAGAGGTCCCTGGTGGACGCCCGGCAGGGCCTCATGACCCTCAAGTTGACTCGCCTGGCCAACGAGGTCCAATTATACGCGGTCCTTGGTGGCGGGGGAGAGTGA